From a single Spongiibacter taiwanensis genomic region:
- the recQ gene encoding DNA helicase RecQ has protein sequence MPVQNSPSEIDQAALEILQQSYGYSEFRGHQQQIIRQVASGGDALVLMPTGGGKSLCFQIPALLREGCAVVVSPLIALMQDQVDALRQNGIRAACLNSSLSGSEAFAVERALADGQLDLLYVAPERLMMPRMLDLLARSTLALFAIDEAHCVSQWGHDFRPEYIQLSILHERFPDIPRIALTATADRRTQVEIIQRLALEEAEVFNSGFDRPNIRYRIAENQGNAREQLLRFIRNEHEGEAGIVYCLSRKRVDDTAAWLSDKGLAALPYHAGLSQAQRQQNQARFLREDGIIIVATIAFGMGIDKPDVRFVAHLNLPKSIEAYYQETGRAGRDGLPADAWMLYGLQDVITLKQMQENSEANEAYKRVERHKLDAMLGLCELHDCRRQALLAYFDAPGNGPCGNCDNCLTPPETWDATVAAQKALSCVYRTGQRFGVNYLVDVLLGKDDDRISQFGHQQLSTYGIGKELGNSEWRTLYRQLIAQGLLQVDVEGHGSVRLTEQARPVLKGETTLTLRKMAKVSKTRQSRRATFSSNVSNAPLWEALRQKRKELADEQGVPAYVIFHDATLMDMLEREPQTLEQFSRVSGVGQRKLDAYGDAFLDVIRAHQGSAPAGPTDSAADSIALLCQGLTPLEIAHRRDLTISTVYRHLANAIAEGELELDDVVELNDAALKEIRFAFEHSEDGRLKPVYEFLDGEYDYGVLACVKAAL, from the coding sequence ATGCCCGTCCAAAACAGCCCCTCGGAAATCGATCAGGCCGCGCTGGAAATTCTGCAGCAAAGCTACGGCTACAGCGAATTTCGCGGCCACCAACAGCAGATCATTCGCCAGGTCGCCAGCGGCGGCGACGCCCTGGTGCTCATGCCGACCGGCGGCGGCAAATCTTTGTGCTTTCAGATTCCCGCGCTGCTGCGCGAGGGCTGTGCGGTGGTGGTTTCCCCCCTGATCGCCCTGATGCAAGACCAGGTGGATGCCCTGCGCCAGAACGGCATTCGCGCCGCCTGCCTGAATTCCAGCCTTAGCGGCAGCGAGGCCTTTGCGGTCGAACGGGCGCTGGCCGACGGGCAGCTGGACTTGCTCTATGTCGCCCCGGAGCGGCTGATGATGCCGAGAATGCTGGACCTGCTCGCGCGCAGTACCCTGGCTCTGTTCGCCATCGATGAGGCCCACTGCGTATCCCAATGGGGCCACGACTTTCGCCCGGAGTACATCCAACTTTCCATCCTGCACGAGCGCTTCCCGGACATCCCCCGGATCGCCCTCACCGCCACCGCCGACCGTCGCACCCAGGTCGAGATCATCCAACGCCTGGCCCTGGAAGAGGCCGAGGTGTTCAACAGCGGCTTTGACCGGCCCAATATCCGCTACCGCATTGCCGAGAATCAGGGGAACGCCCGGGAGCAACTGCTGCGCTTTATCCGCAATGAACATGAAGGCGAAGCGGGGATTGTCTACTGCCTGTCGCGCAAGCGGGTGGACGACACCGCCGCCTGGCTCAGCGATAAGGGCCTGGCCGCCCTGCCCTACCATGCCGGGCTCAGCCAGGCCCAGCGCCAACAAAATCAGGCCCGCTTTTTACGGGAAGACGGCATCATTATTGTTGCCACCATCGCCTTTGGTATGGGGATCGACAAACCCGACGTGCGCTTTGTCGCCCACCTGAATCTGCCCAAAAGCATTGAGGCCTACTACCAGGAAACTGGCCGCGCGGGGCGCGACGGTCTGCCCGCCGACGCCTGGATGCTCTACGGCCTGCAGGACGTCATTACGCTCAAGCAGATGCAGGAAAACTCGGAGGCAAACGAGGCCTACAAGCGGGTTGAACGCCACAAACTCGACGCCATGCTCGGCCTATGTGAACTCCACGACTGCCGCCGCCAGGCCCTGCTCGCCTATTTTGATGCCCCCGGCAATGGTCCCTGCGGGAATTGCGACAACTGCCTGACACCCCCTGAGACATGGGATGCCACCGTGGCAGCCCAAAAAGCCCTGTCTTGTGTTTACCGCACCGGCCAGCGCTTCGGCGTCAATTACCTGGTCGATGTCCTACTGGGCAAAGACGATGATCGCATCAGCCAATTTGGCCACCAGCAACTTTCCACCTACGGCATCGGCAAAGAGCTGGGTAACAGTGAGTGGCGCACCCTGTACCGCCAACTGATCGCCCAAGGCCTGCTGCAAGTCGATGTGGAGGGGCACGGCAGTGTGCGTCTCACCGAGCAGGCCCGGCCCGTGCTGAAGGGCGAGACCACCTTGACCTTGCGCAAAATGGCCAAGGTCAGCAAAACCCGTCAGAGCCGCCGCGCCACCTTTAGCAGCAATGTCAGCAATGCCCCCTTGTGGGAGGCTCTGCGCCAAAAGCGCAAAGAGCTGGCCGACGAGCAGGGTGTGCCCGCCTATGTGATTTTCCACGATGCCACCCTGATGGATATGCTCGAACGGGAGCCTCAAACCCTGGAGCAATTCAGTCGGGTATCCGGCGTGGGGCAACGCAAGCTCGACGCCTACGGCGATGCCTTCCTGGACGTCATCCGCGCCCACCAGGGCAGTGCGCCCGCAGGTCCCACTGATTCCGCCGCAGACAGCATTGCCCTGCTCTGCCAAGGGTTAACACCATTGGAGATTGCCCACCGCCGGGACCTGACCATCAGCACGGTATACCGCCACCTCGCCAATGCGATAGCCGAGGGTGAGCTTGAACTGGACGATGTGGTCGAGCTGAATGACGCCGCGCTCAAAGAGATTCGCTTTGCCTTTGAGCACAGCGAAGACGGCCGACTCAAACCGGTATATGAATTTCTCGACGGCGAGTATGACTACGGTGTGCTAGCTTGTGTAAAGGCGGCGCTGTAG